TATTTATGTAAGATGTGAAACAGCTGAAGCTGCACAGACATTTACACAAAAATTTGGCGAAGAGAaacatataacaatattagaaggtaagagaatattttttttaaaaacataatttaatagaaaacttttttttgtattattttgtaggtgatgaagaaaaaatgtattgGGATAAAATCTTGCAtgatagagaagaaaaattgagtaaaaaagttaaaattaaacaaagaggaagaaataaattgctAAAGAAAGCAGAAAAAGAACTTGGGAAGCATATCAAATTTGATGAAGTAtaagtttagaaaatatttttttctgttaaatatatttagtaatgtatataacatatatgtttattattattacatatgaaaatagaaatgataaataatatttaacgaatattggtgtaaataaatcatatattgtattcattgttttttcatttgtatctTAAATGTTATCTACATTTTagtctttttaataaaattaaggaaTTCTTATCACTAAATGTgtctttgcataaaaatttattgtaattttcaattttctaccATTTTCCTTTTCCACGATTCCTACcaaatcctcctcctcctcctcctcctcctcctccacgtcCTTTAAAACCGCCACCACCTCCTTTTCCAAAACCACCACGCCCAAAGGATGGTCTACCTCCTCCTCGACCACCACTATATCCTCCACTACCTTTTTTCATTCCTCGGCCACCTCCACCTCCTCTCTTTTGAACTGATCCAGGAGGTTTAGGTAAAAATCTTTGTAAAGGTAATAACTTTGCTGGATCTATAAACAGCTATAACGAaacatagtaataataatcaataaaatgaataatttcaattcatatgtaaaaataaattatacctgTGTGTCTTTTTGAAAACTGGatgcttttatattttctgataGTTTTATAGATACATAATAATCTCTGATATTGccaaatatttcatctatttttccaatttgttGTTTGTTTTCTGTATAAATTGGAGCATTAAAAAAAGGTACTTGTTCTATATCTACTTTAGCTACTAAATCGTCTTGAACTGTCCATGTGAAATGACCTAATGGAGTTACATGTTCTGGTGGTCCTTGatcaaatctataatatataaattacatttatagttaaatattatatttaatagttaatttagtgaaaattaataattaccctcttccatttttatcattattgcgTCCTCCTCGAAATCCTCCTCCGCCTCTTCCACTACGAAATCCTCCACCTCTTCCAAATCCACCTCCACGACCTCGGAATGACATTCttttatattgcaattattaaaaaaatgacattgaatttctttttaatttaaagataactATTATAAGTTCATGTAGACGTAAACTAAAACCACGTGCTTAACCtatgaaagttaaaattaacaaaatgaaaatattcctatatttatattaaatgaaaatatcccTAGATATTTAAACTCGCTGTTAGTGTATACATTGACATAATATGATATCATGTAATCAtactatattgaatatatggcAACATCGCTGCTACAACCGGAAATTCTATCTTAACGTAAAGTTTAtagtaaatgtaaaaatttgaaatcttttttattattttcgttttgatATAAacaatgtgaaaaataataaaaaagctagtaattaaattccaatgatttttaaaaaaattgaagaaaattttttgtgcTAAAATAGTTAtgaatgcaaaaaataaattattatatgattcacAGGCCagtgttttgaaaatttgaaattgcaataatgcTATGAAATACACAAATACcaacatcattatttttttttataaaattaattaataaataatttaaaataatttttataatttaaaattcaaatttgtgagtttagtttaatattttcaatttatgtaaatatatttcaaacattttttaaaataaaataatttttatgataatatacatcatatttaaaaaattaaagttagtAGTAGTGATTGACGTTAAACATaacctaaaaattaaaaacaattgctACGCATGTATATTTtagttaaacaaaatatttattaacaaattaaagttttgtcattagtttttttataattatagtttattaaaaatactattaattagtttatttttatagatatatagaaatacaatctttttataattttatttcaatgtatatatattattaatttaaaaattaataaataattaatatcaaatatattttattttcatcgatttttctgACTGTGATCAGCATTATCGaaaacttattgttaaataaccttattttttgtatattgttactaacataaaaagttaattatatattatcaatttttacttttattgttatttagataaaaaatattattttcatttatctaaaattatattattcatctatatatatatatatatatatagatgacTACactattatacaataataggaaatgataatatataaagtaactAGACCACGTGAAATGGGCATATAATTTAGCGGCCGACATACTGTGTTTAGTGTTTCTTGTCGACAGAAGAGTGCGTATGTCATCCGGCATAAGCAGGTGCACGTGAGGTGACCGTCTGCTAGACGGATCAGTAATTAAGTATATGAATCTTCTAGTGACGTTCCCCGGGTagttttgaaaatcttttatcaACTAGTTCCGCGTGATTATGTTCTATAGACCGGACGGTCACTGGACGATATAATGTTCACGGTATTTCGCATGTTACTAATACTAATCCACTTTTTATGTGACTTATTTGCCGCGTTTTATAATTGCTGTATGATTCTTCATCGTAAGTTTACCAAAATATGGTACGGTGAAAACTTAAGGACAGAGATCGAAATACTGACGCGTGCCGCGAGCAAGATGAAAAAGCTTCCAAGACATATAGTGATCGTTTTCGGCGCGAAGGAGAACACTATTTTCGATTGTATACGAATTATTAGATGGTGTTATACCCTTGGTATATCTTACATCAGTTTCTTTGACATCAGTGGTAACgttcatttttgtttattagttTTCTATGattgtattcttttatttcctatatttaatttttgttgctattttgttttaatatgaatttattaaacgaatataatcgaaataaattttaaattcatttatgataAGTAGATATAATgccaagaaagaaatattatatcaatcttttaaaatctatcattttcatattgatttcagaaaaatataaatgtaaacaaaatagaaaatattatatcataagttagtatcattatttattgacaaaagatataaaaaaaatgtttcaacaagtttatactatataatttatatcttactttaaacttatctaatattttaagttttattaaattaatatacttcaatttaattagatttataattcttctacaatgattatataaataattaacatattttaatattaataatatttttgtacgtatttatctcgtatattattctaacctcaaaatcgaaacaattttattccttgatacataatatagttttcttgatattaatttttttgtttgtaaatattttcaattttttcaacataatttattacaatttaaactttaatatttaaaaaaaatattataagatttgtatcttattttatgataataatgatatagcatttttataaaattttgttacaattttgttataaagtatttattttaataatatatttattttcacaaatatatttttataaaaataattatatgtatatatatatatatatatatatatatatatatatatattatcaagcaTATCACTGttgattctattattattaattagatttatattattatgaaacacACTatgttcataaaaaaaatatattaagaaatataaaaatattttgttgaaaattgaatacaataaaataatgtattaatttttcaaaattctaaaattttaaatataaattgtaaaaaaaacattaaatcataacaatattttttcataaattataaatatttcgcaaaaataaatattttacatttcataaaaatgaatttttgtaaaatatattaattaagttaattttgcacatatttaaaattaacaacacaatattaatttgtacaaaaatattttgttatttagacTCAAGGACATATTTAATGTACGTGTAATATTATATgctgatataatttattttaaacatgtaataaagaaatatgtatttttattattgatttattgttaaattaataaaagaaagaatataatggaaaaaatttattaatctttataaaatattat
This DNA window, taken from Apis cerana isolate GH-2021 linkage group LG5, AcerK_1.0, whole genome shotgun sequence, encodes the following:
- the LOC108003333 gene encoding H/ACA ribonucleoprotein complex subunit 1 isoform X1, whose product is MPDDIRTLLSTRNTKHSRGGGFGRGGGFRSGRGGGGFRGGRNNDKNGRGFDQGPPEHVTPLGHFTWTVQDDLVAKVDIEQVPFFNAPIYTENKQQIGKIDEIFGNIRDYYVSIKLSENIKASSFQKDTQLFIDPAKLLPLQRFLPKPPGSVQKRGGGGGRGMKKGSGGYSGGRGGGRPSFGRGGFGKGGGGGFKGRGGGGGGGGGGFGRNRGKGKW
- the LOC108003333 gene encoding H/ACA ribonucleoprotein complex subunit 1 isoform X2 — translated: MSFRGRGGGFGRGGGFRSGRGGGGFRGGRNNDKNGRGFDQGPPEHVTPLGHFTWTVQDDLVAKVDIEQVPFFNAPIYTENKQQIGKIDEIFGNIRDYYVSIKLSENIKASSFQKDTQLFIDPAKLLPLQRFLPKPPGSVQKRGGGGGRGMKKGSGGYSGGRGGGRPSFGRGGFGKGGGGGFKGRGGGGGGGGGGFGRNRGKGKW